Genomic DNA from Desulfurellaceae bacterium:
CTTTGCATCAGCGAACAGACTCTGAAGTGCTAAAGGAGTTCAGCTCGCCAGAAAGTATCGAAGAGTTCGACCGTATTCGCTTAAGGAGCCGCTTCCAGGGCCAGCAGTTTCTTTTCAACCGATTTCGGAAAATCGACGAACGCAAAGAGACTCTTGTGGTACAGATAGTCCTCGCCACTCTCATCAACAATACGGACCAAGTCATCCCGAGCGGCTGCCTCATCTGTAATGATTCGGTAGACTTTACCGGGGATAAGCGACACCTGGTAGTCGGCGTTGTCCAAACACAGGGCAAAGCGTTTTTTCGGTTGTCTCATGATTCGTCCAAGTAGCGTTTAATCTTCATGTCTCTCTTGCCGATACCGTGCGCCTCATACCAGTGCAACTCTACCTTACGGACAGCGCCATTGGGAAGACGTACTCGGGCGATGCCCTTCAACCTTCCCTAGGCTGATCCTTACCACCAGTATATCCTGAGAGTCGCGTCAGTGCCGCAACATGAGGCTGCCCGAGCATGGAGCGGCTGCGCCTTCTCTTGACAAAGCCCAGCCACCCGACTAGTCAGGGGGCAGTTTTTTCCTGAGAGGGGCATATGCCAACAAAATACGTTGAGGTGGACGGCTACGCGGTCCATTATTTTCATACCGGCCAGACAACCCTGCCCCCGGTCGTTCCGGATGTCAGCCGGGGCAAACTGATCGTGTATATTCACGGGGCGGGCAGCAACGGACATTTTGCCCACAAACTGCTCGATGTCCTGTCGGCCCAGCACAGCCCGCTGTCCTTTGATTTTCCGGCCCACGGCCGTTCGAGCGGCATCGACAGCCTGGGCAGTATCACAGCCTATAGCGATTTCACCTACAGTTTATGGAAAACGCTCGGCGTGCGACCGGCCGTGTTGATGGGCCACTCGATGGGCGGGGCGATTGCCCTGGACCTGGCCGTGCGTCACCCCGAGATGGTCGATGGGCTGATCCTGACCTGTACGGCCGCCACCTTCAACATTCCGGACGAGCGGGTTGAGACCTGGGCGCAGGTCATGAAGGGCCGTCAGCCCCAGCCGTTTACCAAAGATTCCTGCTCGCCCAAGACGCCCCAGGACATTGTCCAGCAGGGCTGGATGGAGCAGATCAAGACCGACCCGCGCGTCCGTCACTTCGACCTGGTGGCCTGCCAACAGGTCGATCTGCGGCCCAGGCTGGGTGAGATCAAGACCCCGACCCTGGTGCTGGCCGGCCAGGACGATAGCGCCACGCCGGTCGCCCAGAGCGAAGAGCTGCGCGACCAGATTCCCGGTGCCCAGCTCAGCGTGATCGAAGCCGCCGGCCACTGGCTGCCCATCGAACAGCCCCAGGCAGCCTGCGATGCCATTCAGGCATTTTTCGGCTGATCGGGAAAAGAGGACGAATCATGAGCATTACAGGAAAAACCGCGGTCGCCGGCGTGTACGAGCATCCGCTCCGCTGGGCGCCGCAGAAAACCCAGTACCAGATCATGGCCGAGAGCGCCCGCGGCGCGCTGGACGACGCCGGCCTGACGCTGAAAGATGTCGATGGCCTGTTTACCTCCGGGGTGAGCGGGATGGGCATCGTCTCCCTGGCCGAACACCTGAATCTGAACCCCGATTATCTGGACTCCAATTCCATCGGCGGCTCGTCTTTTGTGTCGCACACCGCCCATGCAGCCGCCGCCATTGCGGCCGGCTACTGCACCGTCGGCCTCATCCTGTACGGCAGCAAATGGTCGTCCGACCGGTTTGCGATCGGCACCGCCGGAGGCGGAGCCGGCGATCCGCCCGACCAGCACGAAAACAGCTTTGGGCCGACCACGGTCGGGGCGTATGCCCTGGTTGCACAGCGACATATGCACGAATTCGGGACAACCAGCGAGCAGCTGGCTGAAATCGCGGTGGTCACCAGACAGCACGCCTCGCTCAACCCCCGGGCCAAGTTCCGCGATCCGATCACCGTCGAGGACGTGATGAAATCGCGCCTGGTGTCGTCTCCGCTGCACCTGCTGGACTGCTGC
This window encodes:
- a CDS encoding alpha/beta hydrolase yields the protein MPTKYVEVDGYAVHYFHTGQTTLPPVVPDVSRGKLIVYIHGAGSNGHFAHKLLDVLSAQHSPLSFDFPAHGRSSGIDSLGSITAYSDFTYSLWKTLGVRPAVLMGHSMGGAIALDLAVRHPEMVDGLILTCTAATFNIPDERVETWAQVMKGRQPQPFTKDSCSPKTPQDIVQQGWMEQIKTDPRVRHFDLVACQQVDLRPRLGEIKTPTLVLAGQDDSATPVAQSEELRDQIPGAQLSVIEAAGHWLPIEQPQAACDAIQAFFG